The following are encoded together in the Sphingomonas insulae genome:
- a CDS encoding M20 metallopeptidase family protein, with the protein MSLDDHSISDWTAAGEAELDDIVTLRRAIHAEPEIGLHCPLTVEKIKAALTGLPLELHEGSSTTGFVAILRGQGGDNGRTVLLRGDMDALPMQEETGLPFASTIDGRMHACGHDSHTAMLVGAARALSARRDRLPGTVIFMFQPGEEGHHGARFMIEDGLLDIAAPDAAFALHITPNAPAGLVVTRGGSIMASADTVHAVIRGAGGHAAMPHDCIDPVPVACEIVTALQTFIARRIAVTDPAVLSITKIEAGSAHNVIPGEVRLLGTLRTLSEATRDTMQAAFRRIVENIAAAHGATAEAWIDTGYPVTVNDPRGAALIEAIAGELGADFATMPQPMMGAEDFSYVLKRYPGAFAFLGVAPAGSDPATNPPLHNTRMTIEESVMAKGVAMHCAIATRYLERGFD; encoded by the coding sequence ATGTCCCTGGACGACCATAGCATCAGCGACTGGACCGCGGCCGGCGAGGCCGAACTCGACGACATCGTGACGCTGCGCCGGGCGATCCACGCCGAACCGGAAATCGGGCTGCATTGTCCGTTGACGGTCGAGAAGATCAAGGCGGCGCTGACCGGCCTGCCGCTCGAACTGCATGAGGGATCGTCCACCACCGGCTTCGTCGCCATCCTGCGCGGGCAGGGCGGCGACAACGGCCGCACCGTGCTGCTGCGCGGCGACATGGATGCGCTGCCGATGCAGGAGGAGACCGGGCTGCCGTTCGCCAGCACGATCGACGGGCGGATGCATGCCTGCGGTCACGATTCGCATACCGCGATGCTGGTCGGCGCGGCGCGGGCGCTGTCCGCGCGGCGCGACCGGTTGCCCGGTACCGTCATCTTCATGTTCCAGCCCGGCGAAGAGGGGCATCACGGCGCGCGCTTCATGATCGAGGACGGCCTGCTCGACATCGCCGCGCCCGACGCCGCCTTTGCCCTGCACATCACGCCGAACGCGCCCGCGGGCCTGGTGGTGACGCGCGGCGGATCGATCATGGCGTCGGCCGACACCGTGCATGCGGTGATCCGCGGCGCGGGCGGCCATGCGGCGATGCCGCACGATTGTATCGATCCGGTGCCGGTCGCGTGCGAGATCGTGACGGCGCTGCAGACCTTCATCGCGCGGCGGATCGCGGTGACCGACCCGGCGGTGCTGTCGATCACCAAGATCGAGGCCGGATCGGCGCACAACGTCATTCCCGGCGAAGTGCGGTTGCTCGGCACGCTCAGGACCCTGTCGGAGGCGACGCGCGACACGATGCAGGCCGCGTTCCGGCGGATCGTCGAGAACATCGCCGCCGCGCATGGCGCGACGGCGGAGGCCTGGATCGACACCGGTTACCCGGTCACCGTCAACGATCCCCGCGGCGCCGCGCTGATCGAGGCGATCGCGGGCGAACTGGGCGCCGACTTCGCGACCATGCCGCAGCCGATGATGGGGGCGGAGGACTTTTCCTATGTGCTGAAGCGCTATCCCGGCGCCTTCGCATTCCTGGGCGTCGCGCCCGCCGGCAGCGATCCCGCGACCAACCCGCCGCTCCACAACACCCGGATGACGATCGAGGAATCGGTGATGGCGAAGGGGGTAGCGATGCATTGCGCGATCGCGACCCGCTATCTGGAGCGTGGGTTCGACTGA
- the hflK gene encoding FtsH protease activity modulator HflK — translation MTILPGRKGRPPILAAETPKGPWGQGDEPDGGGPRNPWSLPPGGRKPGAKPTALDEFLKKARGGGNGGGGGPLNGLPGAPNARALWLIGAGIILLVWVLYTSIHPIAPQERGVVTYLGRYSGTLDPGIAMTMPAPIANVVKVDVQNIRIENFPESGSENLMLTSDQNIIDLAYAVRWKISSPQNYVFQIDKPRDTVRATAESVMREVVANVSLDSALGPGRATIENQVQERMQKVLDDYKSGIVVVGVGIKQADPPARVNDAFKDVTAAQQDAQGVRNQAQSYAKQVVARAEGEASQFDKVYEQYRLAPEVTRRRMYYETMEAVLAKSDKTIVEPSGVVPYLPMGNARRIPDAAAAEPAQPAQPTTTTTTGGGQ, via the coding sequence ATGACGATCCTGCCGGGCCGCAAAGGGCGCCCTCCCATTCTCGCCGCCGAAACGCCGAAGGGCCCCTGGGGCCAGGGCGACGAACCCGATGGCGGCGGCCCGCGCAATCCGTGGTCGCTGCCGCCCGGCGGCCGCAAGCCCGGTGCCAAGCCGACGGCGCTCGACGAGTTCCTGAAGAAGGCGCGGGGCGGCGGCAACGGCGGCGGGGGCGGACCGCTGAACGGCTTGCCCGGCGCGCCCAATGCGCGGGCGCTGTGGCTGATCGGCGCGGGCATCATCCTGCTGGTCTGGGTGCTGTACACCTCGATCCATCCGATCGCGCCGCAGGAACGCGGCGTCGTCACCTATCTGGGCCGGTATTCGGGCACGCTCGATCCCGGCATCGCGATGACGATGCCCGCGCCGATCGCCAATGTCGTGAAGGTCGACGTCCAGAATATCCGCATCGAGAATTTTCCGGAGAGCGGTTCGGAAAACCTGATGCTGACCAGCGACCAGAACATCATCGACCTCGCCTATGCGGTGCGCTGGAAAATCTCGAGCCCGCAGAACTACGTGTTCCAGATCGACAAGCCGCGCGACACGGTACGCGCGACGGCGGAAAGCGTGATGCGCGAGGTCGTCGCCAACGTCAGCCTCGATTCGGCGCTGGGGCCGGGGCGCGCGACGATCGAGAACCAGGTGCAGGAGCGGATGCAGAAGGTGCTGGACGATTACAAGTCGGGCATCGTCGTCGTCGGCGTCGGCATCAAGCAGGCCGATCCGCCCGCCCGCGTCAACGACGCGTTCAAGGACGTCACCGCCGCGCAGCAGGATGCGCAGGGCGTACGCAACCAGGCGCAATCCTATGCCAAGCAGGTCGTCGCCCGGGCGGAGGGCGAGGCATCGCAGTTCGACAAGGTGTACGAGCAGTACAGGCTAGCCCCCGAGGTGACGCGCCGCCGCATGTATTACGAGACCATGGAGGCCGTGCTGGCCAAGTCCGACAAGACCATCGTGGAACCGAGCGGCGTGGTGCCGTACCTGCCGATGGGCAATGCGCGCCGCATCCCGGATGCCGCCGCGGCCGAACCGGCGCAACCCGCCCAACCCACCACCACGACCACGACGGGAGGCGGCCAGTGA
- a CDS encoding CoA-binding protein translates to MPLTADDDIRALLEGARTIALVGASDRPDRPSYRVMATLQRHGYRVIPVNPQITGEHVHGEFVFRDLDQLGDPIDIVDIFRRSDAAGAVVDQAIAIGAKAVWMQLGVVDPAAAARAEAAGLQVVMDRCPAIEIPRLGVAPIAA, encoded by the coding sequence GTGCCGCTGACCGCCGACGACGACATCAGGGCGCTGCTGGAGGGCGCGCGGACGATCGCGCTGGTCGGCGCCTCCGACCGGCCCGACCGCCCGTCCTACCGGGTGATGGCGACGTTGCAGCGCCACGGCTATCGCGTGATCCCGGTCAATCCGCAGATCACCGGCGAACACGTCCACGGCGAATTCGTCTTCCGCGATCTCGACCAGCTGGGCGATCCGATCGACATCGTCGACATCTTCCGCCGCTCCGATGCCGCCGGCGCGGTGGTCGATCAGGCGATCGCCATCGGGGCGAAAGCGGTGTGGATGCAATTGGGCGTGGTCGATCCCGCGGCGGCGGCGCGGGCCGAGGCGGCGGGGCTGCAGGTCGTGATGGACCGCTGCCCCGCGATCGAGATTCCCCGATTGGGCGTCGCGCCGATCGCCGCTTGA
- a CDS encoding Mrp/NBP35 family ATP-binding protein, which translates to MTQDVTIAAVRAVAGDRATLRFEGARAGIVLDATGLSGRDRDALEDAVRTAATNAWTGEVRVVVTAERIARRLIAVASGKGGVGKSTLAANLAIALKARGRRVGLVDADIYGPSQPRLMAAEDQRPTAKDKVLDPVPTPYGVPMLSMGQLIEPGKAIAWRGPMAAGALTQLVEADWGATDTLVLDLPPGTGDVQLTMIQKHKPAGAVIVSTPQDLALIDATRAIDLFDKAGIPVIGLVENMAGYVCPHCGEVSDPFGNGGAEATAARLGLPFLGRVPLAIGIRTASDAGEPPAAGNGADAAAFHAIAARIDAWLEQR; encoded by the coding sequence ATGACACAAGACGTAACGATCGCGGCGGTCCGCGCCGTCGCCGGCGACCGCGCCACGCTCCGCTTCGAGGGCGCGCGCGCCGGCATCGTGCTGGATGCGACCGGCCTGTCCGGCCGCGACCGCGACGCGCTGGAGGATGCGGTCCGCACCGCCGCGACGAACGCATGGACGGGCGAGGTCCGCGTCGTCGTCACCGCCGAACGCATCGCCCGCCGGCTGATCGCGGTCGCCAGCGGCAAGGGCGGCGTCGGCAAGTCGACGCTCGCCGCCAACCTCGCCATCGCGCTCAAGGCCCGCGGCCGCCGTGTCGGCCTGGTCGACGCGGACATCTACGGCCCGTCGCAGCCGCGGCTGATGGCGGCGGAGGACCAGCGCCCGACCGCGAAGGACAAGGTGCTCGATCCCGTCCCCACCCCCTATGGCGTGCCGATGCTGTCGATGGGGCAGCTGATCGAGCCGGGCAAGGCGATCGCCTGGCGCGGGCCGATGGCGGCGGGCGCGCTGACGCAGCTGGTCGAGGCGGACTGGGGCGCCACGGATACGCTGGTGCTCGACCTGCCGCCGGGGACGGGCGATGTCCAGCTGACCATGATCCAGAAGCACAAGCCGGCGGGCGCCGTCATCGTCTCGACGCCGCAGGACCTGGCGCTGATCGATGCGACCCGCGCGATCGACCTGTTCGACAAGGCCGGCATCCCGGTGATCGGGCTGGTCGAGAACATGGCCGGCTACGTCTGTCCGCATTGCGGCGAGGTGTCCGACCCGTTCGGCAACGGCGGTGCGGAGGCGACGGCGGCGCGGCTCGGCCTGCCCTTCCTCGGCCGCGTGCCGCTCGCGATCGGCATCCGCACCGCGTCGGACGCGGGCGAGCCGCCGGCGGCGGGGAACGGGGCCGATGCCGCCGCGTTCCATGCCATCGCCGCCCGCATCGATGCCTGGCTGGAGCAACGCTGA
- the hflC gene encoding protease modulator HflC, with protein sequence MSGLWRHPIALGLAALIFVILLAATVTIVPETQQAVVLRFEQPVRTVNAWKPNEQFGRTGAGPILRIPFIDRLVWLNKRVLDVDYDNQQVLSSDQLRLEVDAYARFRIIDPLKAVNATGSTSQTETAITEALRPLLGSSIRNELGNQPFATLLSPERDEVMDNIQTRLQRLATQYGVQIVDVRIKHADLPDGSPLDRALARMATARQQQAITIRAQGQKDAQIIRGEADAASARIYAQSFTKDADFYDFYRAMQSYRHTFGADGGPAPSGATSIILSPNNSYLREFEGRGR encoded by the coding sequence GTGAGCGGCCTGTGGCGTCATCCGATCGCGCTCGGCCTCGCCGCGCTGATCTTCGTCATCCTGCTGGCGGCGACGGTCACCATCGTCCCCGAGACGCAGCAGGCGGTGGTCCTGCGGTTCGAACAGCCGGTGCGCACCGTCAACGCGTGGAAACCGAACGAGCAGTTCGGCCGCACCGGCGCGGGGCCGATCCTGCGCATCCCGTTCATCGATCGGCTGGTGTGGCTTAACAAGCGCGTGCTGGACGTCGACTATGACAACCAGCAGGTGCTGTCGTCCGACCAGTTGCGGCTAGAGGTCGATGCCTATGCCCGCTTTCGCATCATCGATCCGCTGAAGGCGGTGAACGCCACCGGCAGCACGTCGCAGACCGAGACGGCGATCACCGAGGCGCTGCGCCCGCTGCTGGGCAGTTCGATCCGCAACGAGCTGGGCAACCAGCCCTTCGCCACGCTGCTCAGCCCGGAGCGGGACGAGGTGATGGACAATATCCAGACGCGCCTTCAGCGGCTCGCCACCCAATATGGCGTGCAGATCGTCGACGTGCGGATCAAGCATGCCGACCTGCCCGACGGCAGCCCGCTCGACCGCGCGCTCGCGCGGATGGCGACGGCGCGGCAGCAGCAGGCGATTACGATCCGGGCGCAGGGACAGAAGGACGCGCAGATCATCCGCGGCGAGGCGGATGCCGCATCGGCGCGCATCTATGCGCAAAGCTTCACCAAGGATGCCGACTTCTACGATTTCTATCGTGCCATGCAGTCCTATCGCCATACCTTCGGCGCGGATGGCGGCCCGGCACCTTCGGGGGCGACGTCGATCATTCTGTCGCCCAACAACAGTTACCTGCGCGAGTTCGAAGGGCGGGGGCGTTGA
- a CDS encoding Do family serine endopeptidase has product MRYAYAITSALLLGGATATLALQPSNAQQAQNEPGAIQAAVPRSGAPMSFADMVAKLQPAVVNISTKQTIVQQQPANPFSGTPFGELFGGMGGGQGGAPVKREGASLGSGFLISPDGYVVTNAHVISPGARGATVNSITVTLSNNKEYTAKVIGQDTASDLALLKIDAAGLPFVKWGDSAKARVGDWVVAIGEPFGLGGTVTAGIVSAINRVTGQGGAYDRFIQTDASINQGNSGGPMFDLNGNVIGVNSQIFSQSGGNIGIGFAIPAATAKPIIETFMKGGKISRGYIGVTIGGAVDDDAAAALGIPKNAGELIARVEPAGPAAKGGLRPGDVVTKIDGQQVTREQSLTYLVSNLKPGATARFEVLRGGQPTTVNIAVATRPTEEALQAQLQGQDDSGGFGPNAGQGGDDGDDDTSSVPQSSSAPLGLTVQPLTPGIARAIGVDSAVQGVVIATVDSSSDAAGKLKRADVITAVNGVPVRTAADYARAVAQAKAAGRPQVLLLVQRGRGNPAFIPVKIK; this is encoded by the coding sequence GTGCGTTACGCATACGCCATCACCAGTGCGCTCCTCCTCGGCGGCGCGACCGCCACGCTGGCGCTCCAGCCGAGCAACGCCCAGCAGGCGCAGAACGAACCAGGTGCCATCCAGGCGGCCGTTCCCCGTTCCGGAGCGCCGATGAGCTTTGCCGACATGGTGGCGAAGCTGCAGCCGGCGGTCGTCAACATCTCGACCAAGCAGACGATCGTCCAGCAGCAGCCGGCAAATCCATTCTCCGGCACGCCGTTCGGCGAATTGTTCGGCGGCATGGGCGGCGGGCAGGGCGGTGCACCGGTGAAGCGCGAGGGCGCGTCGCTGGGGTCGGGATTCCTGATTTCGCCGGACGGCTATGTCGTCACCAACGCGCACGTCATCAGCCCGGGCGCGCGCGGCGCGACGGTCAATTCGATCACCGTGACGCTGTCCAACAACAAGGAATATACCGCCAAGGTCATCGGGCAGGACACGGCATCCGACCTGGCGCTGCTGAAGATCGATGCGGCGGGCCTGCCGTTCGTGAAGTGGGGCGATTCCGCCAAGGCCCGCGTCGGCGACTGGGTCGTGGCGATCGGCGAGCCGTTCGGCCTGGGCGGCACCGTCACCGCGGGCATCGTGTCGGCGATCAACCGCGTCACCGGCCAGGGCGGTGCCTATGACCGGTTCATCCAGACCGACGCGTCGATCAACCAGGGCAATTCCGGTGGCCCGATGTTCGACCTCAACGGCAATGTGATCGGCGTCAACAGCCAGATCTTCAGCCAGTCGGGCGGCAACATCGGCATCGGCTTCGCCATTCCGGCAGCCACCGCCAAGCCGATCATCGAGACGTTCATGAAGGGCGGCAAGATCAGCCGCGGCTACATCGGCGTCACGATCGGCGGTGCGGTGGACGACGATGCGGCGGCGGCGCTCGGCATCCCCAAGAACGCAGGCGAGCTGATCGCCCGGGTCGAACCGGCGGGACCCGCGGCGAAGGGCGGCCTGCGCCCCGGTGACGTGGTGACCAAGATCGACGGCCAGCAGGTGACGCGCGAACAGTCGCTGACCTATCTGGTGTCGAACCTGAAGCCGGGTGCGACCGCCCGGTTCGAGGTGTTGCGCGGCGGCCAGCCGACGACGGTGAACATCGCCGTCGCGACCCGTCCGACCGAAGAGGCGCTGCAGGCGCAGTTGCAGGGCCAGGACGACAGCGGCGGCTTCGGCCCGAATGCGGGCCAGGGTGGCGACGATGGCGACGACGACACTTCGTCGGTGCCGCAGTCGAGCAGCGCGCCGCTGGGCCTGACCGTCCAGCCGCTGACGCCGGGCATCGCCCGCGCGATCGGGGTCGACAGCGCGGTGCAGGGTGTCGTGATCGCGACCGTCGATTCATCGAGCGATGCGGCGGGCAAGCTAAAGCGTGCCGACGTCATCACCGCGGTCAACGGTGTGCCGGTGCGGACCGCCGCGGACTATGCGCGCGCCGTGGCGCAGGCGAAGGCGGCGGGGCGTCCGCAGGTGCTGCTGCTCGTCCAGCGCGGTCGTGGCAATCCGGCGTTCATTCCGGTCAAGATCAAGTAA
- a CDS encoding helicase HerA-like domain-containing protein, translating into MGANVDGGIFIGASVGADGGRPQILDLKRANRHGLIAGATGTGKTVTLQGIIEGFSRAGVPSFVADVKGDLSGLAMAGSPTAKTHTAFAARAAEIGNTDWVYADNPVQFWDLYGEQGHPIRTTVSEMGPLLLSRLMDLNEVQEGVMTIAFHVADKEGLLLIDLDDLQAMLAHCATRADELTTTYGNVSKQSIGAIQRSLLQLRTQGGEHFFGEPALEMDDFIHTDDRGRGIVNVLAADRLMAAPKLYSTFLLWLMSELFEHLPEVGDPDKPRLVFFFDEAHLLFDEAPKALLDKIEQVVRLIRSKGVGVYFITQNPIDIPDTVAGQLGNRVQHALRAFTPRDQAAVRSAAETFRANPGVDVATAITELKVGEALVSLLQPDGSPAPVQRTLITPPASRVGPVSPQERAVMIQTDAVGDKYDTAVDRESAEEMLAAKTQEAAASAAAARAADDAEKAAAVQAKADAKAAKDAVRAEAAQARLDAAAQRAAEREAANSPWSKAVTSATRAASSSIGRQVANELGKQVFGSGSRKSSSGGLVGTVLRSVLGNLMRGR; encoded by the coding sequence ATGGGCGCCAATGTTGACGGCGGCATCTTCATCGGCGCCAGCGTGGGCGCCGATGGCGGCAGGCCGCAGATACTCGACCTCAAGCGCGCGAACCGCCACGGCCTGATCGCCGGCGCGACCGGCACCGGCAAGACGGTGACGTTGCAGGGTATCATCGAAGGCTTTTCGCGGGCCGGCGTGCCGAGCTTCGTCGCCGATGTGAAGGGTGACCTGTCCGGTCTCGCCATGGCCGGATCGCCGACCGCCAAGACGCACACCGCCTTCGCCGCGCGCGCCGCGGAGATCGGCAATACCGATTGGGTCTATGCCGACAATCCCGTGCAATTCTGGGACCTCTACGGCGAGCAGGGCCATCCGATCCGCACCACGGTCAGCGAGATGGGGCCGTTGCTGCTGTCGCGTCTGATGGACCTCAACGAGGTGCAGGAAGGCGTGATGACGATCGCCTTCCACGTCGCCGACAAGGAGGGGTTGCTGCTGATCGACCTGGACGATCTGCAGGCGATGCTGGCGCATTGCGCGACGCGGGCGGACGAGCTGACGACGACCTACGGCAACGTGTCGAAACAGTCGATCGGCGCGATCCAGCGGTCGCTGCTGCAGCTGCGCACGCAGGGCGGCGAGCATTTCTTCGGCGAACCCGCGCTGGAGATGGACGATTTCATCCACACCGACGATCGTGGCCGCGGCATCGTCAACGTGCTTGCCGCCGACCGGCTGATGGCCGCGCCCAAGCTGTACAGCACCTTCCTGCTGTGGCTGATGAGCGAGTTGTTCGAGCATCTGCCCGAAGTGGGCGATCCCGACAAACCGCGCCTCGTCTTTTTCTTCGACGAGGCGCATCTGCTGTTCGACGAGGCGCCCAAGGCGCTGCTCGACAAGATCGAACAGGTCGTGCGGCTGATCCGGTCGAAGGGGGTCGGCGTGTATTTCATCACGCAGAACCCGATCGACATCCCCGACACCGTCGCCGGCCAGCTCGGCAATCGCGTCCAGCACGCGTTGCGCGCCTTCACGCCGCGCGACCAGGCGGCGGTGCGATCCGCCGCCGAGACGTTCCGCGCCAATCCCGGTGTCGACGTCGCCACCGCGATCACCGAACTGAAGGTCGGCGAGGCCCTGGTGTCGCTGCTCCAGCCGGACGGATCGCCCGCGCCGGTCCAGCGCACGCTCATCACCCCGCCGGCCAGCCGCGTCGGGCCGGTCAGTCCACAGGAACGCGCGGTGATGATCCAGACCGATGCGGTCGGCGACAAATACGACACCGCCGTCGATCGCGAATCGGCGGAAGAGATGCTGGCGGCGAAGACGCAGGAGGCAGCCGCATCGGCCGCAGCGGCGCGCGCCGCCGACGATGCGGAAAAGGCCGCCGCCGTGCAGGCGAAGGCGGATGCCAAGGCCGCGAAGGACGCGGTGCGGGCGGAGGCCGCGCAGGCGAGGTTGGATGCGGCGGCGCAACGTGCCGCAGAGCGCGAGGCGGCCAATTCGCCATGGTCGAAGGCGGTGACATCGGCAACGCGGGCGGCGAGTTCGTCGATCGGCCGGCAGGTGGCGAACGAGCTGGGCAAGCAGGTGTTCGGATCGGGATCGCGCAAGTCGTCGAGCGGCGGGCTGGTCGGTACGGTGTTGCGCAGCGTGCTCGGCAACCTCATGCGCGGGCGGTGA
- a CDS encoding M23 family metallopeptidase — protein sequence MITFARTAVALRSRVRALFTTRDVLIHDGTSLRRISITGRRQAAIAAVSAITIGFSGYGAAQAAQVVGQPTDSRITHMERQIDAMQARVSTIRQVAKVHAERVEQRQALITAALTGKGDEAKLALATLAIDPTADRLAADVVKPLVKVEGRQAELADAAQDVLDRRLARTNATLKKLGVAGRVATSAMGGPMIDANGAEAQADLKADAQFRTLFQSWKKLDTLQQGAIAIPSVQPVQRLQFTSNFGIRSDPFRGTAAMHAGVDIPGPVGTPIYATADGIVDHAARQGGYGNMVEINHGKGIATRYGHLSKILVADGARVTRGQLIALMGSTGRSTGPHLHYEVRIDGHAVNPIPFLTTADYLLAAQDRAVHAIPVSTDGPAAQD from the coding sequence ATGATCACTTTCGCCCGTACTGCCGTTGCACTTCGTTCGCGTGTCCGCGCTCTGTTCACCACGCGCGATGTCCTGATCCACGACGGAACGTCGTTGCGCCGGATCAGCATCACCGGCCGCCGGCAAGCCGCCATCGCCGCCGTCAGCGCGATTACCATCGGATTTTCCGGCTATGGCGCGGCGCAGGCGGCACAGGTCGTCGGCCAGCCGACCGACAGCCGCATCACGCATATGGAACGCCAGATCGATGCAATGCAGGCGCGCGTGTCGACCATCCGCCAGGTCGCCAAGGTCCATGCCGAGCGGGTCGAGCAGCGGCAGGCGCTCATCACCGCCGCGCTGACCGGCAAGGGCGACGAGGCGAAGCTCGCGCTGGCGACGCTGGCGATCGATCCCACCGCCGATCGCCTTGCCGCCGACGTCGTCAAGCCGCTGGTCAAGGTCGAAGGGCGTCAGGCCGAGCTGGCCGATGCCGCGCAGGACGTGCTCGACCGCCGTCTGGCACGCACCAACGCGACGCTAAAGAAACTGGGTGTCGCCGGCCGTGTCGCCACGAGCGCCATGGGCGGCCCGATGATCGATGCCAACGGTGCCGAGGCGCAGGCCGACCTGAAGGCGGATGCGCAGTTCCGCACGCTGTTCCAGAGCTGGAAGAAGCTCGACACGCTGCAACAGGGCGCGATCGCGATCCCGTCGGTCCAGCCGGTACAGCGCCTGCAATTCACCAGCAACTTCGGCATCCGGTCCGACCCGTTCCGCGGTACCGCGGCGATGCACGCCGGCGTCGACATTCCCGGTCCGGTCGGCACGCCGATCTACGCCACCGCCGACGGTATCGTCGACCATGCCGCGCGCCAGGGCGGCTATGGCAACATGGTCGAGATCAACCACGGCAAGGGCATCGCGACCCGCTACGGCCATCTGTCGAAGATCCTCGTCGCGGACGGCGCGCGCGTCACGCGTGGCCAGCTGATCGCGCTGATGGGATCGACCGGCCGTTCGACCGGGCCGCATCTGCATTACGAGGTCCGCATCGACGGTCACGCGGTGAACCCGATCCCGTTCCTGACCACCGCCGACTATTTGCTGGCGGCGCAGGATCGTGCGGTCCACGCGATCCCGGTGTCGACCGACGGCCCTGCCGCGCAGGATTGA
- a CDS encoding isopenicillin N synthase family dioxygenase, with protein MLDSPSAQVPTLSLADQERDPDGFAAAFGESFERFGFAIVADHGVPQDLIDRAWRETEQLFALPEAEKRGYFVEGGGGARGYTPFKTEIAKDAKHVDLKEFWHIGRELPAGHRFADTMSPNIWPTRPEGFKDTFLELFTAFDRAGDRLLSAIARHLKLDPHWFDPAVKDGNSVLRLLHYPPIPADAEGVRAGAHEDINLITLLLGAEEAGLELLDRANGRWLAIKPPEGAMVVNVGDMLQRLTNHVLPSTTHRVVNPPPERRGHSRYSMPFFLHPAPDFLIETLPQTISAEHPDRYPQPITAHDYLHQRLVEIGLIKA; from the coding sequence ATGCTCGACTCCCCTTCCGCCCAGGTTCCCACTCTCAGCCTCGCCGATCAGGAACGCGATCCCGACGGCTTCGCCGCCGCGTTCGGCGAATCGTTCGAACGGTTCGGCTTCGCGATCGTCGCCGACCATGGCGTGCCGCAGGATTTGATCGACCGGGCATGGCGCGAGACCGAACAGCTCTTCGCGCTGCCGGAAGCCGAGAAGCGCGGCTATTTCGTCGAGGGCGGCGGCGGCGCGCGCGGTTACACGCCGTTCAAGACCGAGATCGCGAAGGACGCAAAGCACGTCGACCTCAAGGAATTCTGGCATATCGGCCGCGAACTGCCCGCCGGCCACCGCTTCGCCGATACGATGTCGCCGAACATCTGGCCGACCCGGCCGGAGGGGTTCAAGGACACGTTCCTCGAACTGTTCACCGCCTTCGATCGTGCCGGCGACCGCCTGCTGTCCGCCATCGCGCGCCACCTGAAGCTCGATCCGCACTGGTTCGATCCGGCCGTGAAGGACGGCAATTCGGTCCTCCGCCTGCTCCACTATCCCCCGATCCCGGCGGATGCGGAGGGCGTGCGCGCCGGTGCGCACGAGGATATCAACCTCATCACGCTGCTGCTCGGCGCCGAGGAGGCCGGGCTGGAACTGCTCGATCGCGCCAACGGCCGCTGGCTGGCGATCAAGCCACCGGAGGGCGCGATGGTCGTCAACGTCGGCGACATGCTGCAACGGCTGACCAACCACGTGCTGCCGTCCACCACCCACCGCGTGGTCAACCCCCCGCCCGAGCGGCGCGGCCATTCGCGCTATTCGATGCCGTTCTTCCTGCATCCCGCGCCCGATTTCCTGATCGAGACGCTGCCGCAGACGATCAGCGCGGAACACCCCGACCGCTATCCGCAGCCGATCACCGCGCACGACTATCTGCATCAGCGGCTGGTGGAGATCGGCCTGATCAAGGCCTGA
- the erpA gene encoding iron-sulfur cluster insertion protein ErpA encodes MATLAPDIMLTSAAAARVAAIAGKQNKPAILRLSVDGGGCSGFQYKFGFADAPDSDDTIAETDGVRLVVDSVSLDLVRGCQVDYVESLGGAAFRVENPNAASGCGCGSSFAI; translated from the coding sequence ATGGCTACACTCGCCCCCGACATCATGCTCACTTCCGCCGCGGCCGCGCGTGTCGCGGCGATCGCCGGCAAGCAGAACAAGCCGGCCATCCTGCGCCTGTCCGTCGACGGCGGTGGATGTTCGGGGTTCCAATACAAGTTCGGCTTTGCCGATGCGCCGGACAGCGACGATACCATCGCCGAAACGGATGGCGTGCGGCTGGTGGTCGACAGCGTCAGCCTGGACCTCGTCCGCGGATGCCAGGTCGATTATGTCGAATCGCTGGGCGGCGCCGCGTTTCGGGTGGAAAACCCCAACGCGGCATCGGGCTGCGGTTGCGGCTCCAGCTTCGCGATCTGA